AGCCTGCACTGAAATGCGCCGGATCATAGTGCCGCTGTCCCACGACGCAGTGGTAGCAGCGCTCGACCTCACCGTCAGCCTTGTACCACTCATGGTCACCGCAGTCAGCCGTGCCCTTACTCGCCAGGCCACGGTTGACCAGGAACCACGGCAGCCCTCTCCGGATCTTCGTCCTCCACCGGAACCGTCCACGAGCCGTCCTGGTCATCGCCACACCGTACGACGAGATGATCCGACGGCGAAGCCGGTAACCAACCCGGCGAACGTTTGTGGTCAGAGCACTAGATGCGGACTCGTCCACTGCGCGAGCGGGTTATCCCTCGGCAGCGGGTCGGCTCCGTACCACCAGCTCGTCGATCTCCAAACGGCCGACGCGCAGCTCCCGCACCACCGCCCGGCGGATAGCTAACCGCCCGATGACCAGCACCCCAACGGCCACGGCCCCAACGGCCAGCGCCCCGACGGCCAGGGCGCCGAGCGACGCCGCCCCCGCAGCCCGCGCGCCTGTAGCCGCCGCGCCCGTCGCCACCGCACCGTCGGCGCGCGTCCCGGCCAACCGCATCAGGCGAACCTCTCGCTTCATCCCCCCATTATCCGCGCACCGCCGGCCGCCCGATCCCCACAGATCCCGGATGTCACCCCACCGCCCCTATCTTCGTCCGTACCGCCCGCCGCCAATCGCTGCATCCGGCGCCGAAGGGCGGAGGTGAACGGGCGGGCCGAGTCGCGGCTTCACAGGCCAATCCGGCAGGCCGCGGCCAAGACAGTGTCCCGGCACTGCTGCGCCGCATCGCGGACAGCATCGAACAACGGCCCGGCATCGAAGTCCAGGACGTCACCCTGCACAGCGAGGTCACCGCCGACGGAGCCGACGGGCCGCGCGCTATCTGCGGCATGTGCGTGCACCGGGTCTCGGTGGTGGCCGCCTGGGTGATCGTGGCAACATCGCCGTGTGCCGGCCGCCGAGCAGAGTGTCCCGTTCGGTGGGACCTCGTGACTCCCTCGTTCTGGATAACCGGTCAGGCCGCATCTACCGTTGAAGCGAATGACCGCTCTTTGAAGGAGTTGGCGTGGCCGCCCTAGCCCCCCAACGCCGTCGACACATGCTCGGGCGCCGCATGAAGGCGACCGAAAGTGCCCGTCGTGGCTGACCCGGCCGAGCGACGCTTCGCTCTTGACGCCGGAGTCGTCGTAGGTCGGGTCGACGGCGATGTAGTGCGGGCGCTGGGCATTCCGTACGCGGAGGCGCCACGGTTCGCTCCTCCGGTTCAAGTCATGCGATACGAGACACCGGTCAACGCATTCCAGCGGGCGCCGGCCGCGCCGCAACTGCCGCCGAAGCTGTTCGATCGGTTGATCGGCCGCGACGACCTGGGCACGACTGAGAACTGCCAGCGGCTGTCGGTCACCGCGCCGGCCACCCTCGGCGATGACGAGCGGCTACCGGTACTGGTCTGGATCCACGGCGGCGGCAACGTCGCGGGAGCCGGTGATCTAGCCCAGTATGATCCCCGCGCGTTCGTGGCCGAACAGCGTGTGATCGTCGTCGCGGTCACCTATCGGCTCGGGATGCTCGGCTTCCTCGGTGACGGCGCCGACGTGCCTGCAAACCTTGGCCTGCTCGACCAGCTGACAGCACTGTGGTGGGTTCGGGACAACATCACCGCATTCGGTGGTAACCCCGATTTGGTCACAGTGTTCGGCCAGTCCTCGGGCGCGGACGCGATCGCGCACCTGATGATCAGCGAAGGTGCAGAAGGGCTGTTCCGGCGGGTGATCATGCAGAGTGCCCCACTTGGCGTCACCACGGGCCGAGCCGCCATGACCGACGCGATGCTCGCGGCCGTCGGTGAGTTGTCACGGGACGCCCCGGTCGAGGAGATCATAGCGTTGCAGCCGGTGGCGGAGCGGGCAGCGCGACGGTTTGGGATGGCAAGCAGAATGCCGTTCGGGGTGCAGTACGGATTCCCGCCGGTACCGGGTGAGGCCGACCGGGATAGGGCCTGGCAAGAGGCGGCCCAGCGCGTCGATGTCTTGATCGGCTGCACTCTGGAGGAGACCGGCGTAGTCGCGGCCCTCGTTCCAGCCCTCAAAGGTGTGTTCCGATTGCCGGTGATCGGTAGCCGCGCGCGGCGGCTGATCGTGACGCCGTCCACCCGCAGCATGTACGACACGCCTGCCCGACGGTTTGTTGTCCGGCACCGAACGGCGGGTGGTCGCGCATATCGGTACCGCATGACCTGGCGGCCATACGACAACGGTTACGGGGCCGCACACCTCACCGACCTGCCACTCTTGCTTGGCACACGCCAGGCATGGCAAGGCGCGGCGCTGCTCGGGTCAACTGACTGGGCTGACGTGGAAGGCCGGGGTTACGTCGTTCGCCGTATCTGGGCCGAATTCGCTAGAACCGGCACGGTGCCAGACATCCAGGCGAACGACACGATCACCGTCCTGCCGGACTGACAACGTCTGCCGTGAGCCACCCCCGCTTTCATGGAGCTTCTTGATCATGGTCTGATGGCCGTGGGGAGGAAGTTTCTGTGGTCGCACCGAAGAAGTACCCCGATGAGCTACGTCAGCGTGCTGTGCGTTTGTACCGCGAGTCGGACCCGAAGCCGGTGATCCGGCGCCTGGCCGAGCAACTCGGCGTGCATCACGAGGCGTTGCGGAACTGGATCAGGCAGGCCGAGGCTGATGCGGGTGAGCGTCACGACCGGCCCACCAGCGAGATGGCCGAGGAGAACCGGCGGCTGCGTAAAGAGGTAGGCGAGCTGCGGCGGGCGAACGAGATCCTGAAGGCGGCGAGCGCGTATTTCGCGGCGGAGTTCGACCCGACCCGGCGACGGTCATGAGGTTCATCCACGAACATCGTGACCAGTTCGCGGTCGCGCTCCTACTACGGGTCCTCAACATCGGCGCCTCGACGTACTACGCGTGGGTCAAGCAGGCCGAACAGCCCTGCGACCGCGACGTGGTCGACCTGGGCCTGCTCTCCAACATCCACGAGGTCTGGGCCACGTCCGGGCACACCTACGGCGCGGACCGGGTACACCGGCAGCTACGCCGCGACGGCATCCGGGTGGGCCGCAAGCGGGTCGAGCGGTTGATGGCCGCCCAGGGCTGGCAGGGCGCGTTCCTCCGTCGCGGCTGGCGCGGCGGCTCCACGAAGCAGGACCCACGGCACACGCCGGCACCGGACCTGGTCAACCGGCAGTTCACCGCTGCCGGGCCGAACCGGCTGTGGGTCGCCGACGCCACTCGCATCCCCTGCGGCGAGGGCGTGTTCTGGCTCGCTGCGGTCCGCGACGTCTTCTCCCGCCGCATCGTCGGGTGGAAGACCTCCGACCGCTGCGACACCGACCTGATCCTCGCCGCCCTCGAATACGGCATCTGGTCCCGCGACGTCCGCGACGGCCAGTTGATCCACCACTCGGACAGGGGCTCGAACTACACGTCGTTCCGCTTCACCGAACGCCTGCAAGACAACGGAATCCTGCCCTCGATGGGCTCCGTCGGCGACTCGTACGACAACGCACTGATGGAGAACTTCTGGTCCACCCTGAAGATCGAACTGGTCTACCGCACGAGCTGGCGGACGCGAGACGAGGCCGAGAACGCGATCTTCGCCTACATCGACGGCTGGTACAACACCCGCCGCATCCAAAAGGAACTCGGCTACCTCAGCCCCGACGAGTACGAAACCGCCTGGCGTATCCGCCAGAGCAACCCAGCCGAGCCACCTATCGCCACCCCTGCGCCGGCCGGCAGCAGGTAACCACCGCTCCATCAAAGCGGGGGGAACTCAGCCGATCATCACACCCCATGAGCTTCCCGCGCATCCGCTCATCGGCTACTTATGTACTGGTGCTACGACCGCAGCCAGGCCAGGCTTGGTCGAGGTGACCGGCGGGGTAGCTCTCTCATCGGCTGCCCACCGCGAGTTGGTGTGGCTCTCATTTGGCATGCGTCCTGCCGGTCACCGTGGCGCGGAGAGGCTCAAGAGGGGTCTGCCCAGCTCGAAGTAGCGCTGCCCTCCTCGCCGGATTCAGCCCGGTTTGATCGAGGAGGACGAGCGTGGGACGCGTCATCATCGGCATGGATCCGCACAAGCGGTCCGCGACTATTGAGATCATCAACGACCGCGAGCAGATCCTTGCCCAAGGCAGATTCGCCACCGACCGTGATGGCTA
The Micromonospora pisi DNA segment above includes these coding regions:
- a CDS encoding carboxylesterase family protein, coding for MADPAERRFALDAGVVVGRVDGDVVRALGIPYAEAPRFAPPVQVMRYETPVNAFQRAPAAPQLPPKLFDRLIGRDDLGTTENCQRLSVTAPATLGDDERLPVLVWIHGGGNVAGAGDLAQYDPRAFVAEQRVIVVAVTYRLGMLGFLGDGADVPANLGLLDQLTALWWVRDNITAFGGNPDLVTVFGQSSGADAIAHLMISEGAEGLFRRVIMQSAPLGVTTGRAAMTDAMLAAVGELSRDAPVEEIIALQPVAERAARRFGMASRMPFGVQYGFPPVPGEADRDRAWQEAAQRVDVLIGCTLEETGVVAALVPALKGVFRLPVIGSRARRLIVTPSTRSMYDTPARRFVVRHRTAGGRAYRYRMTWRPYDNGYGAAHLTDLPLLLGTRQAWQGAALLGSTDWADVEGRGYVVRRIWAEFARTGTVPDIQANDTITVLPD
- a CDS encoding transposase, encoding MVAPKKYPDELRQRAVRLYRESDPKPVIRRLAEQLGVHHEALRNWIRQAEADAGERHDRPTSEMAEENRRLRKEVGELRRANEILKAASAYFAAEFDPTRRRS
- a CDS encoding IS3 family transposase, with product MRFIHEHRDQFAVALLLRVLNIGASTYYAWVKQAEQPCDRDVVDLGLLSNIHEVWATSGHTYGADRVHRQLRRDGIRVGRKRVERLMAAQGWQGAFLRRGWRGGSTKQDPRHTPAPDLVNRQFTAAGPNRLWVADATRIPCGEGVFWLAAVRDVFSRRIVGWKTSDRCDTDLILAALEYGIWSRDVRDGQLIHHSDRGSNYTSFRFTERLQDNGILPSMGSVGDSYDNALMENFWSTLKIELVYRTSWRTRDEAENAIFAYIDGWYNTRRIQKELGYLSPDEYETAWRIRQSNPAEPPIATPAPAGSR